In Vitis vinifera cultivar Pinot Noir 40024 chromosome 4, ASM3070453v1, the genomic window GTGTCAGTTAGCAATGTGGTCTCCACTGAGGTAAATGAATTATCAATGACTGACTCTTGTTTGACAAAGCTTCATAAAATTGTACTTGAATATTCCTGAAAGTTTGCCTTCATTCTATATTCCAGCATGATGAGCCCATATTGGAGCCTGTTAGAAGCTGAAAATAAAGCAGCTCAGCTGCACCACCAACATGCTTGATTAGATTTTATCCTTGACAATATGCATACCTGAGCTTGCTTGTTGTGCATGCGCTGCATGCTTGTCTATGCATTTGTAGGTGTGTCAAATATTTACTTAGCTTTATGCACATGTTTGTATAGCTGGCTTTGTGCATGATGTGAATGTGTTTTATACCGAATCATTTCACTGATTAGCACCTCCACCAACTCCGCAGAAATGATTGTTTTCTGTATCAGaaagtatatattttctttactGATGTTCAATTTTTGCTGATTATGGTGTCCCAATCATGAATTTGGTTTTCTACTTTTGCAGGTTCGCTACGAGGAAATTATGTCTGATTCAGCTTATTTGGATAGGCTCTTGGCAGAGGGTGCCACAAAAGCTGCAGATATAGCTGATGCTACTCTCAATAATGTCTATCAGGCGATGGGATTCTTGCGAAGATGAGCAGAACTGATGCTGCAATAAGAATTTATGTGGAAAGACCTCTAAGAAAGTGACCTTAAAACTAACTTTTGGATGATCCATTGTTGCCCACAAGTTTTGGACTATATACataagcatattcttgatgagaAAAAAGGTTATGTGATGGGTTGGCCCGATAAATTCATTGATGCAGTTGCCTCAGCCTCTCCTGTCTGGACAGGTGCATTTTTATATTCCTTTTTGTTAACTGAATGAATCTGGTAGTTGTAACTTTTTCACTCCTATTTATGTAATACAAATTGGCTGTTTCATAAAACTGGTTctgatttttatgttttttggtaGATTCATCTTTCACTTGCCCTGCCAAGAATCACCAGACTGTTTTGTATTTCCACTCCCATATCATAGGTTAATTTGCTCATCATCTCTCATGTTGTTAATATTTAGTTGCAGGCTAACTAATTTAGTCAATTTCTCAGTTCCTATTCCTGGGAATAGTTTTAATGATACCATAATCAAAACaaagttaataaaattttggaCAAACCATTGTAGATGGGTACAGCATTTATATTGAGTGAGGCTGACTGTGGCACTGTATTAACCTCTCCAGATTTTCTTAATCTGAACTGGATTTCTTGAATCGCATTGGTCCTGCTTTATTCTTACTAGATATTGAATGTATAACATATATTTTAGAACTTAGATTTTCCCGGCCCAGGTTTGCAGAATGGACATCGCTGGAAATTTCTTCTGTGCTGCTTGCCTGTGAATTAAGCTGATTCATGGAATTATTAGGATATTCTGATAAGGGCATTCGCTAAAGAGCATGCTGACTACTGGCAACATGTGCTAGAACATTACATCTCAAAACTCTGCTGAGATCTGAGACCACTACACAACCCAACCCCCCAACACCCACACcccaaaacaaaaatagataGAGAAGAATCTAAACGAATCTTTCGTCATCTGGTGGACACTCAGGAAATTGGATTTATGAAGAATTCTATCTAGGGACGGTAACTGAAACCCATTTAGTTCTAGGTGTCGTCATGTCCATGGTTGGATTCTTATCAACATGGAAGAAAGTGATAGGAAGAGGGAATATCTGTCcatgaaatgaaagaaaaaatatcaattcaTATTCTCATCCAATTGCATCCACCCAcagcctttctttcttttacaaAGGAAGAGATGTGACCACATATTTGTGAAAACCATGGGAAAGACAGTGAGAGGTCAATGGCACCGTGAAATCCTTtcctctccctccctctccctTTCTCCCATGGGTGGGTGGCAAAGGAATAAAGGGTGCATCTCTTCTCAATGCTTCTCTCTTTTAACATTTTCCTGAAAATTAGAGACAGAGAGTGATGGTTACAGAAAGACAAGGCAGAGTCTGCTGTCTGCTAATTTAAAGGTATTGTTCTCATTGCAAtcattcatatttatatttttttccctcctcTTTCCTCTTTTGGTTAATTCATGGTTCTCTCTGTTCTCTTGTGATATTATTCTCCACTCAGAAGAACTCTGCTTATCACAAATATAAAGATTCTTCAGGTTTTAGAATAAAAGTTATTGAATTACAAGGACTCTTGTTATTCTGCTGGAATAGCATCTAGTGTAGGGATTTTGCAGTAAAACTCATGTATGAACCATCTTTGAAGTCTTCAATCTGCTTTCACTTTATTGATATCATCACTTCTGCATCTTTTGGTTGTCTATAAAATTTAGTTGTAGCTCACCTGAAACTACGTGAAACTAACACTTGTCTGGGAATTGCAGATGTTCAAGCCAATTCCCATTAATTGTTGAGCTTGAAAACAGATATAGCTATTTTGTCTAGGTTTTGGCTACTGGTTTGCCCTTTCCAGTCGGGTTTTGACATGAAATGGCCATAAATATTCCTGCTGATTGTTGTTTTGCAGATGGGCATGTAGTACTTGGTTTGAGTGTGGGTGTTTACTTGATTTATTGTTAACAATGGTGCCTAAGCTACAAAAGGTTAAGTCTTATAGTGTCTGAAGCTACATCACAATTATGATTATGAGATCTCTTTACCAGAAGAATTTGTTTCATAGGCAAGCAGTTGCAGACAAGATAATTTATGATAGCTCCCAACCCTAATCTCCCATTAGAATTTCaggttttttaattttgtggAAACTTCATTTGCCTAATGGGTAATAGTTTTGTGAATTGCTCATCTCATTGTCTGCTTACTCTTCAGGTTCTTTTTACCAtttgtttctttattatatatatattatggatTCCATTTCCCACTTATTGCAGGTGATTTCTGTACTTGTTTTTTCAGTTCCTGTTTGGGTCAAGAAagttttaagggaaaaaaataaaatagaaaaatgtgaagaaagaaaaaaagttaataaaattcGCGTTTGGTAATTTGtggaaaagtagaaaaaaatcgAATTATTGTGGAGTACACTtgtatgaaaattttctcactattatttaagaaaaataaagacaatctttttatatttatcatctcgtttcttttctcatattttttttacaatattaaACACAAGAAAATCATGAACCAAAAAGTTGCCTGAAAACTCGAGGGTTTTTCCATGGAAACTGTTTCTAGGAAAAACAATGCATGGGTTTTAAACGCTCTGCACAAAACCCTTTGATATATTCTGAGTTCTGACGTGTGGAGCTGATTGGAAATTTGGGCATGCCACAAGAACTCAGGGCGCCTACACGTGCTCTCTCCAGGCTGTCTCCGTCTGCCACGTGACCGTTCCTCTTCAGTCCAAAATTTTATCAATTCTGAAATCAGTCCGAAATTTTCcagatttatttttgaataaatttatgaCTTCATGGCTAAATTTTAGAACTTGAATTTGACATTCACTTCCAACATGTTTCGTTCAATTGTCCAAAAATATTCATCAattctttctttcaaaaaaaaaaaaaaaaaacaggatgACACAAAAGCACTACAAAATCCTTAAACAGTAAAACgattgaggtaatgtgtgagtAGCTATAGAATCTGCATGTATTTGCTTTCAGGACAGAGATGTTTATAAAAGAGTGTGATATTTTCTTGCCACGTACCCCTtaacactttttttcttttttcttttttatttttattattattatttatttatctatctcTCACCAATCACCATAAAAGTTCGTCCTCACTCTATCCCTGCCCTATATATAGATATCCTTTACCCTTAGGCTTACATATAATTGTGTCAAAGCCTTCAAGCTTCGCCACACTTATAAGAGAAGtccttcctttttcattttcattattattctcATAGTTGGTCACATTCCGTCACTTTCACAAGAATGGAGAGAAACCCATTGCAACGCCAAGTTGCCTACATGAGGAGGTCCCTCTTTGATCAGGTTCTCCTCTCTTctctgaaaattttaattttcaatccaaatTTTACTTGTGCTTTTATGAAATGGGGTTGGTCCTTTTTAGATaatccatttttgtttttcgtATGCATATggttttaactaaaaaaaaaatggagtaaattataaaattcaccCTTACAATGTCATCCGTGtttgaatttaatttcttttgttttttattttttaaagcaacaTTAATCATACATTATactcaaatatcaaatataggatttttttgtaataaaaagttgataaaaaaaattcatttgacGAGCATGTAAACAAAATCGACATATCCAAAATATATCACCTAAAAGCTCATGCAAatgaatatataatttaaatatcagTATTAGTATCAAATTTTGACGAAAACTCTTAATATAACTTAGGAACGACAATGctttgaaaaaaggaaaagaataagaGTGACTTTTCCAATTTATCCAAAAACTAAAATAGTGGTTTTACAGTCCTCGAAGTGTTCCACCCAACCAATCACATCGTTAACTCGATTCATGCATATTTGCGACGGCCCAGTCCATAATCTGGTTTGGGTCAAGCCTGGAGAACCCCAAGGAGGCCTTGTGAGCTGTGTTCTTTCAACTGGTTTAGACCCAGAACCTGATAATGGGCTCTGAAGGACTCCATATTAGATCTGTAATCCAACCCAATAATCAATTTTCATGGCCTAGGAAAACACATTACTAGATCCTGGAATAAGTTGATAATGGTAAATAAAATGATGTGCGGGTTATGCAGGGGTACCTTGACGAGCAGTTTGTTCAGCTAGAGGACCTTCAGGATGACGCTAACCCTAATTTTGTGGAGGAAATTGTGACGTTGTTTTATACTGATTCTGCCAGACTCATTCATAACATCGAACAGGCACTGTAAGAACCACCATTTTTACTACTACCACTAATAATATTAATGGTGAcgatgacaattttaattttaattggtTGATGCAGGGAGAGCAGACCTCTCGATTTCATCAGGCTAGATGATTACATGCACCAATTCAAGGGTAGTAGCTCAAGGtaaattgagaagaaaataaaattaagtctATTTGAGAGTGATTCTGATTGAAGCGtttatataatgtttttatttgtagcattttcaaataaaaccaCTGAAAACccgtttgaaagtgattttgtGAGGGTTGGAAGCgcttagaaatgtttttttttgaaCAATAATACTAGTAACAAAAGTCCTCAatactaaaagtgtttttaacgaGAATCACTTTCGAACGGCTTCTACTAAGAATGCAATTTTGATGTTATCTTGTGTCTGATAACAAAATTCCGCTCCCTTGCAGCATTGGAGCAAAAAAGGTGAAGAATGAATGCACACAGTTCAGGGAGCATTGCAGTGCAAGGAGTGCAGAAGGGTACACTCCATTGCATACACGACTCagtgtgttcatggaaattaaattatttgaaggattaaagaaacaaaaaagaagttAAAGGGCATTTTGCATTTTGTATCTCCATGTAACTTGCTCACTAAAGGGAAATAATATTACTCTAGATTAGTCATTAATTTGTCGGTCATATCCTAACCCTTAAGCTTTTGGGTCAACTTAGTAGCTTCATATGGTATTAAAGCCTTTTAACAAAGGTGGTGAACTTGTGACAGATTTTAACCTTAGGTTTTGCTTACCATCCTATTTTATGAGCCTCAGGTGGAACtcatatgaaatttatattgttttggCTGATGATTACCTAATAACTTAAGGCTTAGATTTATCATAGTCacgaatatttgaaaaaaattgttatagaTGATTTTGCATGATATTTCACAGGTGTGTTAGGACTTTCCAACAAGTGAAGCAAGAGCATACAATCCTGAGGAGGAAACTTGAAACTTATTTCCaggtctttctctctctttacaTAGATATCTATATACACATATATCCACCAAGTGGTACTGTGAACTAATTAATTCACTGTTGCATACATGTATTTCAGTTGGCAAGACAAGCTGGACTAGCAAACTAAGTCTTCCTGAATTAGCCTGACAGATAGCCATGAAGAGGACTCATTGGTACTATTTGGTGAATCGGTAGTGCTGATATGTGACTACTGTTATCGGCTAAAATGGAAAGGGTCATATAGATTTTATATGTTATCCATACCCAGTACTACCATGTCAATCTTAATGCTAGTAATGTCATTTTAATAAACTCCTCTATACTTTTAGTTACTATTTTATGGTTTTCTCACCAACTTGTTCATGGTGTTTCTTCGTTTCTGAGAAAGATTCCAATTAATTATTATCATCGAtcattaaaggaaaaaaaaaaaaaaaaccaaactcgAGATAGTTTCCCCGTTGATCCTGGCGATGCCCTTGTTGTAttatgatttgaattaattaattaaattggtaAATTGTTCATTGGAAGATCATGATGCACATATGCAATATCCTCTTGTAGGGACCAGCTAGTAGCACATTATTATTCTTGAAGGCAACACCACCAAAGAATCATTCAACTGATGCCAGCGGCCGGCTGTGAACAAGATAATAGCTAGGAAAACAGAAGGAATCGGACAAAAGCAGAGagtatttaaatatattttgtcatAGGAAAGTATCTTTCCTAAATGCAATTTATAAAGTATGATAGGGCCCCAACTTGCTATTATTGGACTGTGGGAGGACTGAGGAGCAATCTTAATCATCAAGGCCATAAAACCCTAAACATACTATTGTTTTTATGATCAACAGATGAGAGGGAGAGAGGGTTGGTTGGTTAGAAGGCATAAAGTTAATGATCATAATAATCAAGATGAGAAGAAAGACTGACGAAAAAGAGCAAAAAGCAAAAAGGTCCAAAAGAGCTTTGGAAAAGTGTAAATAAGTAGGGTTTTATCAAGGCAGTGATGATCATATATATGAGATGAGTGGAGAGTTGGGGTCCTCCACAAGTGATGGCAAGTGCAAAAAGAGGTAGTTATGCTGCTGATGATGATTACAACGACGATGACTCATGTATCTTTTGATGTATTCATTGAACAATTCCACTGCCcccattgaaaattttgaaaaagcaGCATACACTGAGACGCAAAATGCAGGCTTCCCCACCCACCCATTAGACGCGGATCGCTTCAGCGTGCACGAGGAAGATATGACTCAACAACTATTTGATGTGGCTTGTTATACCTTTCCTGGGATTCTTTTAGTATATGCTTGTCTTGACAACATAAATTTTTATACCAATCTTGATGGTAGAATTTTATTTGGATCTAAAATTTTGACAATgtataattttgataattagACCTATGACGGTgctgattcataagctgatttTGACCTAAGCAACTAAAAATAGTAAGCAAAACAAAACAATGATTGAAGCACAAGTCCTAACAAGCATTATAGAAAGAGTCAACATGTTTCCACAAACATCAAGGTCTGAGTGGGTTTCCTAGGTTGGTGGTGGAGCTACCACATTTTTAGGGTGATTTTGGAGGTCCTCCAAGAACAAACTTAGCAAAGTCACTGCTCTCACACGCTTTGCTACTTCTTTGAGTGGACCCAAGTCAAAAGCATTTGATTCTTGCATTTCAttaactctttttcttttcctttctgcCCAATAATGAGGTGACAGTCTTTTGGTAACAATATTCAATAGACATATTCTATGCCTAGGAAAGATTTGCTTATGGTGATGAAGTTGAGAAAAAAAGGTCATTTTGTAGAAATCATGGGAGTCCACTAGTGCCTCCACTATGTATCCACCCACCTCTTATAAGAGAACCATTGGCTAAAGTCTCATAGGATACTTTCATCTTGAGATATAAAGTCCTGAGTAAATGTTGAAAGTGATATTTAAagatcaaaaataatttttgagcaAACCTTATTCTAAATAAGGTAAGGCTGTATAGAGAAGGTATACCGCGAATTGATTACTTTTATATATGAAAGATGATGTAAAGAACTTTTTTGGTTAATATTTTAGTCAATCAAGAGTGATTGCGGTGATGTAACTACAATAATTTAGAACATAAGTGGATATGTTAAGATAggattgttttaataaattgaaCTTAATTGATCAGCTCTCTAGGTAGCTCATTAATTCAAGCTCAATCATTCACAcataaataagtgaaatatgACTTGTTGACATACACGAGTTTAAAAAACGTTTTAAGGGAAAAGCTAAAATGTGTTTGAAGTCTAATATTATACGATTTTTCCGcttaaattagtaaaaaaatcatatacatGTCAATAAGTcattttatagaagaaaattttgaggtGCCGAATGGACATTgtatcaaattcaaaatttataaggttgaataaagataaaagaaactatatctaaacataaaataatgaaattgttCTTGAGGCAAAAAGGGGTgagacttttttatttttaatttttttaatttttatttcttaaaaattttggaCACGTTGATTGATGAGGGACATAATGACAATATAGAAAAAACCCTTAAGTAGTAAAGTAAAACGGAGAAAGGGAACAATGTTTCTTACATATTTGACGTTCGTGTAGTGGTGTGAATGCAGCATAGACTTTTGAGGGAGTAGGAGCCTAGAGATTGCTTCTTGAATGCAACAACAAACAGCATTGTTGTCCACTTGCTGTATATGTCATGTGTCAATTGGGAGTCGTATATGATGAGCAAAAGTCCATGCATATTCTGCTAGTTTCTCTTTGGCGTGTGTAAACCTCTATTCCCTTTCTAGCGTGGCTTTGAGCCAAGGAATCTTTCTACATGTTCCTCTATGTTGTTGCTCTACACTCTGACTCCAACAAAGGAgtggaaaaaaagagaaagccCAAACAACCCCACTTGCCACATATATAGCCACTGCTCCAACAACATCCTTCCAATTACTACACCATCCTTTCTCTTTGTgctcttttcctctttttctttatcttaGTGGTAACGAGGTTTCATGTGGGCTGCTGAGACTGGAGAGAATGTTTGGTGTCTGGGAAGTTTGAGTTGATAATTATTAAGGActgaaaagaaagaaacttGTATTCATTTCATTTTGGCATGGAGTTGCTTTGAATTTGCTTCTAGGTGGAATCAagtggtttattttatttttttgtaagtcGAAGACTTGGGGGTTTTCCGTGTTATAAAGCTTTGATTGAGGtcttttctaattttcttgttggtttattcatttatttgccTTGTTCTTTTCCTGACTTGGGTATCTCCAAATTTCCAGGGAAATTTTCTTCTTGCTCATTTTCTAGGGAAGAGGTTAAGCAGAACATAGTTTTTTATCCGGGTTTCTTcaaatttcttccattttcccaGACCaacaatcaaaaataaaatggagGAGTCTCCTCAGTGGCTTAATATGATTCCAAAGGATAGAGAATGGCATGCAAGAGAAAGTAAAAGAAGGCATGGTGTTTCAGAGGACAAGAAGCTGGAGCTGAGGCTTGGCCCTCCAGGAGAAGACCGgtctcttctctctctcagcTATTTGCCATCCATGGCTTCCATAacccacctccataccaactcTCATGGAGCCAAAAGAGGATTTCAGGACACACTTGAAGCAAAACCATGGCCTCGTGTCTCTTTGTCCTCATCTTCTTCCGCTTTTGAGAAGCAGAATCACCAGCCAAAGTCCTCATACCTTCAGTACCCCGTGGTACCCCAGACCTTGGGTGCCATAGTCGATGAATCCTCAAAGCCACGCCCCACAAGTATGGCAGATCAGGCGCAGCAGTATAAGGATAAGATGGCATGTTCAGTTGCTGCTGATGCCTCAGTTTCTGCAAATACAGCTGTGCCCAACTCCTCCCAGAAAAGGTTCACCactttttcttgtctttttttccccttgctTTTTCCTCGTACcatagaaatttgaaaaaaacaaactcACATTTTCCCCTTAGAAATCAGAAATTATATCTCAATCATGGTCTCACAGAATCACTCTTGAGAAAATGACACCCTTTTATCACTCTCTACTAGGCATGATAATGGAGTTAGTTTTCTTAATATGAATGTCtctgattattttaaaaattatgaatccATCCCCTTAAAAAGTATTATACTGAAGTTCTAACTAATAATTTCTTTTCTCCTCCCTGATTGATCCAAAAATTCAGAATTGAACATGCTCCAGTGGTTGGGTGGCCTCCAATCCGTTCATTCAGGAAGAATCTTGTGAATAGCAGCTCCTCAAAGCCTGAATCAGAGTCACCAAACAAAATTCCTGAGGAGACCGGCTATGGAAAATCTGAAAGTTCCAAAACTGGATTGTTTGTAAAGATTAACATGGATGGTGTCCCAATTGGAAGAAAAGTGGATCTCAAAGCCTGTGACAGCTATGAAAAACTCTCATATGCTGTAGATGATCTCTTCAGAGGTCTTCTTTCAGGTTATCTAAGCTCAATCTTTGGATGACACAAAGCTAAACTACATCCATAAATTCAACCTTAACTTCTGTTTGTTTCTCTCTTTAGCTCAAAATGAATCATCTGCTGGCACTGGAAATGAAAACAAGATGGAGGAAGCAAAAACCATGGCAGGATTATTCGATGGAAGTGGTGAATATACTCTAGTTTATGAGGATAATGAAGGAGACAGAATGCTTGTTGGAGATGTCCCATGGCAGTAAGCATCTACTACCAAACCTACGCCTCCAAAGTCCAAACATTCAAAAATCAAACCATTTTCGACCCAATAAATATAAGCATGATAGCTGGGCAATCTCTCATCtgaattttaatatattccttGCAGCATGTTTGTATCTACAGTGAGGAGATTGCGCGTGTTGAAGAGCTCTGAACTTGCCATCCTCTGTGGTGAGTACACTTCCTGCTAAAATTTGAGTAATGTAACACTATTTTCCTAGCTTAACCTCTTAGCATTAGACTGATGATGGGTTTTTTGTTTGGAGTCATTTCAGTGAGTAGCAGCAAGCAAGAGAAGCCACCCCCTGGTTCTGCAGTTGAATttggaaaatgaggaaatttgAAGTGAAGAATTTCCATACTATATTTGCTTTCCTCTTAGTTATTTGGTATGCCTTATTTAGTGAAGATAACCGAAGCAAAATGTAATATTTGGTATAATTCTCTTTTCTTGGAGGTTTGaatctctttcttttatttatgtgTTAAGGCTTTTGTAGGATAAGTTTGTGACATTCGATATGTGAAGCATGTAATATTTTTGAGGGAGCGTGTCTTAAACATTATGCAAAGGAGTTAAAAGTATTTTGTCTTTGTATAATTTTGCATAAAATTCCTAAGCATCTAACTTTaaccaaattttaattaaagattACCATGTAATATATATGGTAATCTTGTTTTTTTATACTCCCAACTAAGTTTTATTGTGTGGATGTTGCTGTTACTATTTTATCCATTGgttccatttctttttatttagttgTAGCACAAAGGTATGATGAATATTCACCCTTATAAACTATCATCTTATAATCATAGATATATTGACACTTTTAGAATCTTGCAAGCGTCATCTTCTTACAACATCAACATTAAGGTTGActtttttcatcattatttaCTTATAGCAACCTTGACACTTGATAAAACGTCATTGTTTGGTCTTAAGTAATAAAAAGAAGCATTATCCCATGATAGTCTTGTGACACTTAAaaaagcataattttttttgtcaaatgaAATAATGGAATCCACAATTTAATATTgatttctaaaacaaaataatatatggAAATTAGAAGATACTATGTGGGTTGAAAGAAGCTTTGATAA contains:
- the LOC100247345 gene encoding auxin-responsive protein IAA2, producing the protein MEESPQWLNMIPKDREWHARESKRRHGVSEDKKLELRLGPPGEDRSLLSLSYLPSMASITHLHTNSHGAKRGFQDTLEAKPWPRVSLSSSSSAFEKQNHQPKSSYLQYPVVPQTLGAIVDESSKPRPTSMADQAQQYKDKMACSVAADASVSANTAVPNSSQKRIEHAPVVGWPPIRSFRKNLVNSSSSKPESESPNKIPEETGYGKSESSKTGLFVKINMDGVPIGRKVDLKACDSYEKLSYAVDDLFRGLLSAQNESSAGTGNENKMEEAKTMAGLFDGSGEYTLVYEDNEGDRMLVGDVPWHMFVSTVRRLRVLKSSELAILCVSSSKQEKPPPGSAVEFGK
- the LOC100252462 gene encoding histidine-containing phosphotransfer protein 4: MERNPLQRQVAYMRRSLFDQGYLDEQFVQLEDLQDDANPNFVEEIVTLFYTDSARLIHNIEQALESRPLDFIRLDDYMHQFKGSSSSIGAKKVKNECTQFREHCSARSAEGCVRTFQQVKQEHTILRRKLETYFQLARQAGLAN